A genomic region of Paroedura picta isolate Pp20150507F chromosome 4, Ppicta_v3.0, whole genome shotgun sequence contains the following coding sequences:
- the GADD45B gene encoding growth arrest and DNA damage-inducible protein GADD45 beta isoform X1, whose product MTLEELVACADTENKMKSVSEAVEDLLVAAQRQGCLTVGVYESAKLMNVDPDSVVLCLLAIDEEDEDDIALQIHFTLIQAFCCDNDINILRISGMERLADVLGEGPQDNSEPRDLHCILVTNPHTGSWKSQGLAEVANYCEESRCNNQWVPYVALQAR is encoded by the exons ATGACTCTGGAGGAGCTGGTTGCTTGTGCCGACACGGAGAACAA GATGAAATCCGTCAGCGAAGCCGTGGAGGACCTCTTGGTGGCCGCGCAGAGGCAGGGCTGCTTGACGGTCGGCGTCTACGAGTCGGCCAAACTGATGAATGT CGACCCGGACAGCGTGGTTCTGTGCTTGCTGGCCATTGACGAAGAGGACGAGGACGACATTGCCCTGCAAATCCACTTCACCCTCATCCAGGCCTTCTGTTGTGACAATGACATCAACATCTTGCGCATCTCCGGCATGGAACGCCTGGCGGACGTCTTGGGCGAGGGCCCGCAGGACAACTCTGAGCCACGAGACCTGCATTGCATCCTAGTGACG aaTCCCCACACCGGTTCGTGGAAGAGCCAAGGTTTGGCAGAGGTGGCCAACTACTGTGAGGAGAGCCGCTGCAACAACCAGTGGGTGCCCTACGTCGCTCTCCAAGCACGCTGA
- the GADD45B gene encoding growth arrest and DNA damage-inducible protein GADD45 beta isoform X2: protein MKSVSEAVEDLLVAAQRQGCLTVGVYESAKLMNVDPDSVVLCLLAIDEEDEDDIALQIHFTLIQAFCCDNDINILRISGMERLADVLGEGPQDNSEPRDLHCILVTNPHTGSWKSQGLAEVANYCEESRCNNQWVPYVALQAR from the exons ATGAAATCCGTCAGCGAAGCCGTGGAGGACCTCTTGGTGGCCGCGCAGAGGCAGGGCTGCTTGACGGTCGGCGTCTACGAGTCGGCCAAACTGATGAATGT CGACCCGGACAGCGTGGTTCTGTGCTTGCTGGCCATTGACGAAGAGGACGAGGACGACATTGCCCTGCAAATCCACTTCACCCTCATCCAGGCCTTCTGTTGTGACAATGACATCAACATCTTGCGCATCTCCGGCATGGAACGCCTGGCGGACGTCTTGGGCGAGGGCCCGCAGGACAACTCTGAGCCACGAGACCTGCATTGCATCCTAGTGACG aaTCCCCACACCGGTTCGTGGAAGAGCCAAGGTTTGGCAGAGGTGGCCAACTACTGTGAGGAGAGCCGCTGCAACAACCAGTGGGTGCCCTACGTCGCTCTCCAAGCACGCTGA